A region of the Callithrix jacchus isolate 240 chromosome 5, calJac240_pri, whole genome shotgun sequence genome:
TTTTGAAGTCCACGGCTGGTGGTGGGGCCCCGGGGTAGCCCACGGCGCGGGCCTGTCCCAGGGGCGCAGCGGTGTGCCCATAGTAGGGCGGGAACCCGATGGCTACGGTGGACGGCCGGGAGCTggggggcaggggcgggggaTCGGCCGTCCCCAGCTGGGTCTCGGAGGTGTCTGGGCCCAGGCGGCTGGTCACACCCTGCTTGAGCTTCTTCCAGCCCAGGTGGTAGATCTCCAGCATGTTGAGCAGCAGGGACGCGCAGGCCACCGCCAGcatgaagatgatgaagatggtCTTCTCCGTGGGCCTGGAGATGAAGCAATCCACCGTGTTGGGGCAGGGCCAGCGGTCACAGCGGTAGAGCGGCTTCAGCTCGAAGCCATACAGAAAGTACTGGCCGGCGATGAAGCCCACCTCGAACAGCGTCTTGAAGATGATGTTGAACACGTAGGTCCGCAGCAGCGCCCCGGACATGCGTACCCTGCCGTGGTCATCCCGCGACCGGGGCTTGTCCTGCGCTGGCTCCTTGGGGCTGGGGCTGTCCCTCTtcagctgctcctcctcctccctctctttcttcttctcctccatgCGCACGATGTGCAGCACGTGGCCCAGGTAGATGAGGGTGGGCGTGGACACGAAGATGATCTGCAGCGCCCAGAAGCGGATGTGTGAGATGGGGAAGGCCCTGTCATAGCAGACGTTCTCGCAGCCTGGTTGCTGGGTGTTGCAGGTGAAGTCTGCCTGCTCATCACCCCACACGTCCTCCGCCGCGGCCCCCAGCACGAGGATACGGAAGATGAACAGCACCGTCAGCCAGACCTTGCCAATGACCGTGGAGTGCTCCTGTGCATTTTCCAAGAGTCTTCCCAGAAAGCTCCAGTCACCCATTGCTTCAGATTCCTAACCTGTAAGGAAAAAACGCTCATTAACACCAGGCCTGGGATGGGGCTGATGGGCAGCTTCTCCAGAGGACAGGCATTGACGCTCCCCGGGACCTGGCCCAGCAGCCACTACGCAAGTGCAAACGTCCATGAGGAACCACAGGTTAAACTCTTCATTTCAGAGACAAGGAAGCCAGAACCAGGAGAGAAATGTCCCTGCTGGTCTCCAGACTGCCCGAGACCTCTCCCCGAGGCTGATCCCACAGGGGCTCTGGAGGTCTACCACCACTGGGGCCAATTCTGAATCATGGTCTTTCTGTTCAGGTGGGATTACAGCAACCTCTTCCCAAATTAGTGCCATCCCTATGCCCATGCCACCTTCAGAACTTCTGCCATGCTAATCTAATACCTCTTCTGCTTTCTCTATCTTCACATCAACTCTTTACGCTTAAATTTATCTAAACTAGGAAAGTTTACCACTGTCAATGGA
Encoded here:
- the GJA3 gene encoding gap junction alpha-3 protein; its protein translation is MGDWSFLGRLLENAQEHSTVIGKVWLTVLFIFRILVLGAAAEDVWGDEQADFTCNTQQPGCENVCYDRAFPISHIRFWALQIIFVSTPTLIYLGHVLHIVRMEEKKKEREEEEQLKRDSPSPKEPAQDKPRSRDDHGRVRMSGALLRTYVFNIIFKTLFEVGFIAGQYFLYGFELKPLYRCDRWPCPNTVDCFISRPTEKTIFIIFMLAVACASLLLNMLEIYHLGWKKLKQGVTSRLGPDTSETQLGTADPPPLPPSSRPSTVAIGFPPYYGHTAAPLGQARAVGYPGAPPPAVDFKMLALTEARGKGQSAKLYNGHHHLLMTQQNWANQAAEQQPPALKASPAAASTPAAPSPTSSSSQQLGHEAEAGAAPLLLDGSGSSLEGSALAGTPEEEEEQAVTTAAQMHQPPLLLGDPGRASKASSGRARPEDLAI